One genomic region from Evansella sp. LMS18 encodes:
- a CDS encoding Vga family ABC-F type ribosomal protection protein, whose amino-acid sequence MILLEALQIKHYVKDRLLLDIGQLQIHKNDRIGLVGKNGSGKTTLMNILTGRLDPEEGTVDPHVQTELLPQLKREDSVKSGGEVTQEYINQAFVKAPELLFADEPTTHLDTEHIEWLEKKLSQWDGAFVVVSHDREFLDTLCNSIWEISEGKIKEYKGNYSDYQQQKELELAQKKSELDKYEQKKRQLEQALQLKEKKAARATKTPKKVSKSEAKITGAKPYFANKQKKLQKTAKALETRLEKLEKPENVKETAPLKMNLPNEESFKGRIVMRAEDMSGSAGKRVLWTKTSFQVRGGDKLAIIGPNGAGKTTLVKKIVYGENGIKLSPAVKTGYFAQNLSIIDVEKSILENVSASSKYDETFIRTVLARLHFFREDVHKPAGVLSGGERVKTALAKLFLSDVNTLVLDEPTNFLDIEAASALETLLKEYEGTVIFVTHDRRFIDNLASRVLIMGDGKIELFEGTYEALKNKEVQQERDTSAEKLLILETKISDVLSRLSIDPNEELEKEFQQLLEEKKKLKK is encoded by the coding sequence ATGATTTTACTGGAAGCTCTTCAAATAAAACACTACGTAAAGGACCGGCTGCTGCTGGATATCGGCCAGCTGCAGATTCATAAAAATGACCGGATTGGACTTGTCGGCAAAAATGGAAGCGGAAAAACAACGTTGATGAATATTCTTACTGGCAGGCTTGACCCCGAAGAAGGCACGGTGGATCCCCATGTCCAGACAGAACTTCTTCCTCAGCTAAAGAGGGAAGACTCTGTAAAAAGCGGCGGAGAAGTGACACAGGAGTATATTAATCAAGCGTTCGTTAAGGCTCCTGAGCTTCTGTTTGCCGATGAGCCGACGACACATCTTGATACGGAGCACATTGAATGGCTGGAAAAGAAGCTTAGCCAGTGGGACGGGGCGTTTGTCGTCGTATCTCACGACAGGGAATTTCTTGATACTCTTTGTAACTCCATATGGGAGATCAGCGAAGGAAAGATCAAGGAATATAAAGGAAACTACAGTGATTATCAGCAACAAAAAGAGCTGGAACTGGCTCAGAAGAAATCAGAGCTTGATAAATATGAGCAGAAGAAAAGGCAGCTGGAACAAGCTCTCCAATTAAAGGAGAAAAAGGCTGCCAGAGCAACAAAAACACCGAAAAAGGTAAGTAAGTCAGAAGCAAAGATCACTGGAGCGAAGCCGTATTTTGCTAATAAACAAAAGAAGTTGCAAAAGACAGCAAAAGCTTTAGAAACTAGGCTGGAGAAACTTGAAAAGCCGGAAAATGTGAAGGAGACAGCCCCTCTCAAAATGAACCTTCCCAATGAAGAGAGCTTTAAGGGGCGAATAGTCATGAGAGCAGAGGATATGAGCGGTTCCGCGGGCAAGCGGGTTCTTTGGACTAAAACCAGTTTTCAGGTACGGGGAGGAGATAAGCTGGCGATTATCGGACCAAACGGAGCCGGAAAAACGACTCTGGTGAAAAAGATTGTTTACGGGGAGAATGGGATAAAGCTGTCCCCAGCGGTAAAAACCGGCTACTTCGCTCAGAATTTATCTATTATTGATGTGGAAAAATCAATTCTGGAAAACGTTAGTGCGTCTTCTAAGTATGATGAAACATTCATCCGTACTGTTTTGGCGAGACTTCATTTTTTCAGGGAAGATGTCCATAAACCGGCGGGGGTTTTAAGCGGAGGCGAGCGGGTAAAAACAGCACTGGCGAAGCTGTTTTTGAGCGATGTAAATACTCTTGTGTTAGACGAACCGACTAATTTCCTCGATATTGAGGCTGCGTCAGCCCTTGAAACCCTTTTAAAGGAGTATGAGGGAACTGTTATTTTTGTAACACATGACCGCCGGTTTATCGACAATCTTGCTTCTAGGGTTTTAATTATGGGAGACGGAAAGATCGAGCTCTTTGAGGGAACATATGAAGCGTTAAAAAATAAAGAGGTTCAGCAGGAGAGGGACACTTCAGCAGAGAAACTGCTTATCCTGGAAACGAAAATTTCCGATGTGCTCAGCAGGTTAAGCATTGACCCAAATGAAGAACTGGAAAAAGAGTTTCAGCAGCTGCTGGAGGAGAAAAAGAAGCTGAAAAAATAA
- a CDS encoding M20 family metallopeptidase produces the protein MVDTISLLEEMIKIDSSTKEGANEAVEFCGNWLKQYGLPVEMLDNEGYKIAVCEIGEGDNTIVFNGHVDVVDAHPQQFDPKMENGKLYGRGSIDMKGGVASMMAAMVHLKDKDLNCKVQLQIVPDEETGGNYGTGYLTEQGYLGDFIICGEPTDYGIAVQSLGVIHLDVVTLGIAAHGSRPFLGENAIENAYKLYENILKLPFTEEEAPPFYGSASVNLAKISAGTARNMVPDRCTMALDIRYLPTQSPDDIIRQIEEVVVDGEVHIVQVADPITTKEDNPYVKALGKCVTAHTDQKEPRIYGQRGSSDGKFFTKHGGAPVEFGPVGKDWHGEQEMIDLSSVEVYQKILEDFVQSCSSSGD, from the coding sequence ATGGTTGATACAATTTCTCTGCTGGAAGAAATGATTAAGATCGACAGCTCAACGAAAGAAGGCGCTAATGAAGCGGTTGAGTTCTGCGGCAACTGGCTGAAGCAGTACGGCTTGCCGGTGGAGATGCTGGATAACGAGGGTTACAAAATAGCTGTTTGTGAAATTGGTGAAGGAGATAATACGATTGTTTTTAATGGGCATGTGGATGTGGTGGACGCTCATCCGCAGCAGTTTGACCCTAAGATGGAAAACGGGAAACTGTACGGACGTGGTTCCATAGATATGAAAGGCGGGGTCGCCTCCATGATGGCGGCAATGGTCCACCTGAAAGATAAGGACCTTAACTGCAAGGTGCAGCTTCAAATTGTTCCTGACGAAGAAACCGGCGGAAACTACGGTACAGGATATTTAACAGAGCAAGGCTATCTAGGCGATTTCATCATCTGCGGGGAGCCGACAGATTACGGTATCGCCGTCCAGTCCCTTGGGGTTATCCACCTGGACGTTGTAACTTTAGGAATTGCCGCTCACGGAAGCCGGCCGTTTCTCGGAGAAAATGCGATTGAAAATGCGTACAAGCTTTATGAAAATATTCTGAAGCTGCCTTTTACAGAAGAGGAAGCACCCCCGTTTTACGGGAGCGCATCCGTTAACCTTGCAAAAATAAGCGCTGGGACAGCACGGAATATGGTGCCAGACAGATGTACGATGGCCCTTGATATCCGCTATCTCCCGACGCAGTCCCCTGACGATATCATCAGGCAGATTGAGGAGGTGGTCGTGGATGGTGAAGTGCACATCGTACAGGTTGCGGACCCGATTACTACAAAGGAAGATAATCCTTATGTAAAGGCGCTCGGAAAATGCGTCACCGCCCATACGGACCAGAAAGAACCGAGAATTTACGGGCAGAGAGGCTCCAGTGACGGGAAGTTTTTCACTAAGCACGGGGGCGCACCGGTTGAGTTCGGTCCGGTAGGTAAAGACTGGCACGGTGAACAGGAGATGATCGACCTTTCCTCCGTGGAAGTTTACCAGAAGATCCTGGAGGATTTCGTACAGTCATGTTCGAGTTCGGGCGATTAA
- a CDS encoding NAD(P)-dependent alcohol dehydrogenase: MKIKAAVTHGQEEEFQIGEVELAEPKANEVLVKIVASGVCHTDAVARDAGLTPYPVVLGHEGSGIVEKTGDGVKTVEPGDHVVLSFAYCGHCENCLTGHPTVCTDFNDLNFGGKMEDQTHRLQKEGKDLSTFFGQSSFGTYAVASERNVVKVDKDVDLALLGPLGCGIQTGSGTVLNHLKPEFGTSIVIYGAGAVGLSAVMAAKITSCKHIIAIDLHDSRLEMAKELGATHVINGKDENIVEQIKEITNGGAHYGVETTGVPPVVRQGLQALRPLGKLAIVGVTPEMNIHVHEEIMAEGKTMVGVIEGDSVPQVFIPELVEFYKQGLFPFDKLVEFYEFEQINEAFEDSKNGKAIKPILKISS, translated from the coding sequence ATGAAAATCAAAGCTGCTGTTACCCATGGCCAGGAAGAAGAATTCCAAATTGGAGAAGTGGAGCTTGCTGAACCGAAAGCGAATGAAGTTTTAGTAAAAATCGTTGCTTCGGGAGTCTGCCATACAGATGCAGTTGCACGTGATGCCGGGCTGACCCCATATCCTGTTGTGTTAGGGCATGAAGGATCAGGAATCGTGGAGAAAACAGGGGATGGAGTCAAAACTGTAGAGCCAGGTGACCATGTTGTTCTGTCTTTCGCGTATTGCGGACACTGTGAAAACTGCCTCACCGGGCATCCAACAGTTTGCACAGACTTTAACGATCTGAATTTCGGCGGGAAAATGGAAGACCAGACCCATCGTTTACAGAAGGAAGGGAAGGACCTTTCCACCTTTTTCGGCCAGTCATCCTTCGGTACGTATGCTGTGGCTAGTGAAAGAAATGTGGTGAAAGTGGACAAGGATGTGGACCTTGCCTTATTGGGGCCTTTAGGCTGCGGCATTCAGACAGGGAGCGGGACAGTGCTGAATCACCTGAAGCCGGAGTTTGGCACATCCATCGTTATTTATGGCGCTGGTGCAGTAGGCTTGAGTGCAGTGATGGCTGCAAAAATAACGAGCTGCAAACATATCATAGCCATTGACCTTCATGACAGCCGGCTTGAAATGGCGAAGGAACTTGGCGCCACACATGTTATTAACGGTAAGGATGAAAATATCGTGGAACAGATTAAGGAGATAACAAACGGTGGCGCTCATTACGGTGTGGAAACCACCGGTGTACCACCAGTTGTCCGCCAGGGTCTACAGGCACTTCGCCCCCTTGGAAAGCTTGCTATCGTCGGGGTAACTCCGGAAATGAACATCCACGTACATGAAGAAATTATGGCTGAAGGAAAAACAATGGTTGGAGTTATAGAAGGCGACTCCGTTCCCCAGGTGTTTATCCCGGAACTGGTGGAGTTTTATAAGCAAGGGTTGTTCCCATTCGATAAATTAGTGGAGTTTTATGAATTTGAACAGATCAACGAGGCATTCGAGGATTCAAAAAACGGTAAAGCCATTAAACCTATTCTGAAAATAAGCAGCTGA
- a CDS encoding DMT family transporter, which yields MSLWFLLAVASAVVFGFSTFFFKINSFRKWPLMPFFAGVYGSGTLAFVVTAYLEGTLYLTPMIILSGIIVGIGSTYGNLLFMKALEYGPASLTSPIVNTNILLIVIMSVFFYGERLGFLEYAGILLIITAISILPLDPKEKLSIPNRIWYVYAFLATVLFFLRNGGLKVTEEMALPNTTILMVGYFVGAVWAVFAYWTSEEKKKVDGSTQRKGFVFGLVTGLFSYGGMQLYAVALQTGPASIISPIFATNSLIVALLSILYIKERLTRLQAATLIGVFLGIILLRV from the coding sequence ATGTCCCTATGGTTTCTGCTCGCAGTTGCGAGCGCTGTTGTGTTCGGGTTTTCCACATTCTTTTTCAAAATAAATTCTTTTAGAAAATGGCCGCTGATGCCTTTCTTCGCAGGTGTCTACGGAAGCGGCACGCTGGCATTTGTCGTTACTGCTTATTTGGAGGGGACTCTTTACCTCACTCCAATGATCATCCTCAGCGGGATCATTGTTGGGATTGGTTCCACATATGGAAATCTGCTGTTTATGAAGGCTCTGGAGTACGGCCCGGCGAGTCTCACTTCTCCGATTGTTAACACGAATATTCTGCTCATTGTCATTATGTCCGTGTTTTTTTATGGTGAGCGTCTTGGGTTCCTGGAATATGCCGGAATCCTTTTAATTATTACTGCTATCAGCATCCTTCCTCTGGATCCAAAGGAAAAGCTCAGCATCCCGAACAGGATCTGGTACGTGTATGCTTTTCTGGCAACGGTGCTGTTTTTCCTGCGGAACGGAGGGCTTAAAGTGACTGAGGAGATGGCCTTGCCCAACACGACGATCTTAATGGTCGGTTATTTCGTGGGGGCAGTATGGGCTGTCTTCGCCTACTGGACCTCTGAAGAAAAAAAGAAGGTGGATGGGAGCACACAAAGGAAAGGCTTTGTGTTTGGCCTTGTCACAGGGCTGTTTTCCTATGGCGGAATGCAGTTATATGCCGTGGCGCTTCAAACAGGCCCGGCGAGTATTATTTCTCCCATTTTCGCGACGAATAGCCTGATAGTAGCGTTGTTATCCATTCTCTATATCAAGGAAAGACTGACCCGGCTGCAGGCGGCCACCTTGATCGGCGTCTTTCTTGGTATTATTTTGCTTCGTGTTTAA